In one window of Photobacterium leiognathi DNA:
- the rpoB gene encoding DNA-directed RNA polymerase subunit beta has translation MVYSYTEKKRIRKDFGKRPQVLEAPYLLSIQLDSFQKFIEQDPEGHYGLEAAFRSVFPIQSYNGNSELQYVSYRLGEPVFDVKECQIRGVTYSAPLRVKLRLVMYDKDALAGTVKDIKEQEVYMGEIPLMTDNGTFVINGTERVIVSQLHRSPGVFFDSDKGKTHSSGKVLYNARVIPYRGSWLDFEFDPKDSVFVRIDRRRKLPASIILRALNYTTDQILDMFFEKIHFEVQGKSLVMELVPDRLRGETASFDIEANGTVYVEKGRRITARHIRQLGKDGVDHIEVPVEYIVGKIASRDYIDENTGELIVAANQELSLEALALLSQAGHKSIDVLFTNDLDHGPYMSDTLRIDNTTDRLSALVEIYRMMRPGEPPTREAAEQLFESLFFSEDRYDLSAVGRMKFNSSLLRDETTGPGTLDHADIIDVMRKLIDIRNGKGEVDDIDHLGNRRIRSVGEMAENQFRVGLVRVERAVKERLSLGDLDAIMPQDLINAKPISAAVKEFFGSSQLSQFMDQNNPLSEVTHKRRISALGPGGLTRERAGFEVRDVHATHYGRLCPIETPEGPNIGLINSLSVFARCNPYGFLETPYRKVVDGKVSEEIEYLSAIEEGLYVIAQANAALNEDGSFADELITARQKGDSGLHPRDHVQYMDVATNQVVSVAASLIPFLEHDDANRALMGANMQRQAVPTIRADKPLVGTGIERQIGVDSGVTAVAKRGGTVQSVDASRIVIKVNDDELIPGEAGIDIYNLTKYTRSNQNTCINQRPTVLPGEPVSRGDVLADGPSTDLGELALGQNMRIAFMPWNGYNFEDSILVSERVVQEDRFTTIHIQELSCVARDTKLGSEEITADIPNVGEAALSKLDESGIVYIGAEVKGGDILVGKVTPKGETQLTPEEKLLRAIFGEKASDVKDSSLRVPGSVTGTIIDVQVFTRDGVEKDKRALEIEEMQLKEAKKDITEEFQILEGGLLARVRTLLLSAGYSEDKIASMNRDALFAVTLDDEALQNQLEQLAEQYDELKAEFDKKFESKRRKITQGDDLAPGVLKIVKVYLAVKRRIQPGDKMAGRHGNKGVISKINPVEDMPYDEKGQTVDIVLNPLGVPSRMNIGQILETHLGLAAKGIGDKLNDMLKEQQELHKFRNFLQKVYDLGDTRQKVDVAALTDDEVRTLVQNLRKGLPIATPVFDGAPEPSIKELLKLGDLPESGQLKLFDGRTGDAFERPVTVGYMYMLKLNHLVDDKMHARSTGSYSLVTQQPLGGKAQFGGQRFGEMEVWALEAYGAAYTLQEMLTVKSDDVNGRTKMYKNIVDGDHRMEPGMPESFNVLLKEIRSLGINIELEDE, from the coding sequence ATGGTTTACTCTTATACCGAGAAAAAGCGTATCCGTAAGGATTTTGGTAAGCGTCCGCAAGTTTTGGAAGCTCCATACTTGCTGTCGATCCAGCTTGATTCTTTCCAAAAATTTATCGAGCAGGATCCAGAAGGGCATTACGGTCTAGAAGCTGCCTTTCGCTCTGTTTTTCCAATCCAGAGCTATAACGGCAATTCCGAGCTGCAATACGTTAGCTATCGTCTCGGTGAGCCGGTCTTCGATGTTAAAGAATGTCAGATTCGTGGCGTAACTTATTCTGCTCCACTACGTGTGAAGCTACGTCTTGTCATGTACGATAAAGACGCGCTAGCTGGCACTGTAAAAGACATTAAAGAACAAGAAGTTTACATGGGCGAAATTCCGCTCATGACAGATAACGGTACATTCGTTATTAACGGTACCGAGAGGGTTATCGTATCCCAGCTACACCGTAGCCCGGGTGTCTTCTTCGACAGCGATAAGGGTAAGACCCACTCCTCAGGTAAAGTGTTATATAACGCTCGTGTAATCCCTTACCGTGGTTCATGGTTGGATTTCGAGTTCGATCCTAAGGATAGTGTATTCGTACGTATCGACCGTCGTCGTAAATTACCTGCGTCTATCATCCTTCGTGCACTTAACTACACAACAGATCAGATCCTTGACATGTTCTTCGAAAAAATTCATTTCGAAGTTCAAGGCAAGTCTCTTGTTATGGAGTTGGTACCGGATCGTCTACGTGGTGAAACTGCAAGCTTTGATATCGAAGCAAACGGCACTGTATACGTAGAGAAAGGTCGTCGCATCACTGCTCGTCACATTCGCCAATTAGGCAAAGACGGCGTTGATCACATCGAAGTACCTGTTGAATACATCGTTGGCAAGATCGCATCACGTGATTACATCGATGAAAATACTGGTGAACTGATTGTCGCGGCTAACCAGGAATTAAGCCTGGAAGCATTAGCACTTCTATCTCAGGCGGGTCACAAGTCTATCGACGTTCTATTTACGAACGATCTAGACCACGGTCCTTATATGTCAGATACACTACGTATCGACAATACAACTGACCGTTTAAGTGCATTGGTAGAAATCTACCGCATGATGCGCCCTGGCGAGCCACCAACACGTGAAGCAGCAGAGCAACTTTTCGAAAGCTTGTTCTTCTCTGAAGATCGTTACGATCTGTCTGCTGTTGGTCGTATGAAGTTCAACAGCTCTCTTCTTCGTGATGAGACAACTGGCCCAGGTACACTAGACCACGCTGACATCATCGATGTTATGCGTAAACTGATCGATATCCGTAACGGTAAAGGTGAAGTTGATGATATCGACCACCTAGGTAACCGTCGTATTCGTTCTGTTGGCGAAATGGCTGAAAACCAATTCCGCGTAGGTCTAGTACGTGTTGAGCGTGCTGTTAAAGAGCGTCTAAGCCTAGGCGATCTTGATGCAATCATGCCTCAAGATTTAATTAACGCTAAGCCTATTTCTGCGGCAGTAAAAGAGTTCTTTGGCTCTTCTCAGCTGTCTCAGTTTATGGACCAGAACAACCCACTGTCAGAAGTTACTCACAAACGTCGTATCTCGGCGCTTGGTCCAGGTGGTCTGACTCGTGAGCGTGCTGGCTTCGAAGTACGTGACGTACACGCGACTCACTACGGTCGCCTATGTCCTATCGAAACGCCTGAAGGTCCAAACATCGGTCTAATCAACTCGCTATCTGTATTTGCGCGTTGTAACCCTTACGGTTTCTTGGAAACACCTTACCGTAAAGTGGTAGACGGAAAAGTTTCAGAAGAAATCGAATACCTATCTGCAATTGAAGAAGGTCTATACGTTATTGCTCAGGCGAACGCCGCGCTTAACGAAGACGGTTCATTTGCTGACGAGTTGATCACTGCTCGTCAGAAAGGTGATTCAGGTCTGCACCCACGTGACCATGTTCAGTACATGGACGTTGCAACTAACCAGGTTGTATCGGTGGCGGCATCTCTGATCCCGTTCCTAGAACACGATGATGCTAACCGTGCCCTAATGGGTGCGAACATGCAACGTCAGGCAGTTCCAACTATCCGTGCTGATAAGCCGCTAGTAGGTACTGGTATTGAGCGTCAAATCGGTGTTGATTCTGGTGTTACAGCTGTAGCTAAACGTGGTGGTACAGTTCAGTCTGTAGATGCATCTCGTATCGTTATCAAAGTTAACGACGACGAGTTGATCCCTGGTGAAGCAGGTATCGATATCTACAACTTAACTAAGTACACGCGTTCTAACCAGAACACATGTATTAACCAGCGTCCAACCGTGCTACCTGGTGAGCCAGTATCACGTGGTGATGTACTTGCTGATGGTCCTTCAACAGACCTTGGTGAGCTTGCGCTTGGTCAAAACATGCGTATCGCGTTCATGCCTTGGAACGGTTACAACTTCGAGGACTCCATCTTAGTTTCTGAGCGTGTAGTTCAGGAAGATCGTTTCACAACTATCCACATCCAAGAGCTTTCTTGTGTGGCGCGTGATACGAAGCTGGGTTCTGAAGAAATTACTGCCGACATCCCTAACGTGGGTGAAGCAGCACTTTCTAAGTTGGACGAGTCAGGTATCGTTTACATCGGTGCTGAAGTGAAGGGTGGCGACATCCTAGTTGGTAAAGTGACACCTAAGGGTGAAACACAACTAACACCTGAAGAGAAGCTACTACGTGCGATCTTCGGTGAGAAAGCATCTGATGTTAAAGATTCATCTCTACGTGTTCCTGGTAGTGTGACTGGTACGATCATTGACGTACAAGTATTCACTCGTGATGGCGTTGAGAAAGACAAGCGTGCTCTTGAAATTGAAGAGATGCAGCTGAAAGAAGCGAAGAAAGATATCACAGAAGAATTCCAGATCCTTGAGGGTGGTCTTCTTGCTCGTGTTCGTACGCTTCTGCTATCTGCGGGTTACAGTGAAGACAAGATTGCTTCAATGAACCGCGATGCACTATTCGCTGTTACGCTTGACGACGAAGCACTACAAAACCAATTGGAACAGCTTGCAGAGCAGTATGATGAACTGAAAGCTGAGTTCGATAAGAAGTTTGAATCTAAGCGTCGTAAGATCACTCAAGGTGATGACCTAGCACCTGGCGTACTTAAGATTGTTAAAGTATACCTAGCTGTTAAGCGTCGCATCCAACCGGGTGATAAGATGGCGGGTCGTCACGGTAACAAGGGTGTTATCTCTAAGATTAACCCTGTTGAAGACATGCCTTACGATGAGAAAGGTCAAACGGTTGATATCGTTCTGAACCCACTGGGTGTACCTTCTCGTATGAACATCGGTCAGATCCTTGAGACTCACTTAGGTCTTGCGGCGAAAGGTATCGGTGACAAACTTAACGACATGCTGAAAGAGCAGCAGGAGTTACACAAGTTCCGTAACTTCCTACAGAAAGTTTACGATCTAGGCGATACTCGTCAGAAAGTAGACGTTGCTGCACTAACAGATGACGAAGTACGTACACTTGTACAAAACCTTCGTAAAGGTCTACCTATTGCAACTCCAGTATTTGATGGCGCACCTGAACCATCAATCAAAGAGCTGCTAAAACTGGGTGATCTACCAGAGTCTGGTCAGCTGAAGTTGTTTGATGGCCGTACTGGTGATGCATTTGAGCGTCCTGTAACTGTTGGTTACATGTACATGCTTAAGCTGAACCACTTGGTTGATGACAAGATGCACGCCCGTTCTACCGGTTCTTACAGCCTTGTTACTCAGCAGCCGCTGGGTGGTAAAGCTCAGTTCGGTGGTCAGCGTTTCGGTGAGATGGAAGTGTGGGCGCTTGAAGCATACGGCGCAGCATACACCCTTCAAGAAATGCTAACCGTTAAGTCGGATGACGTTAACGGCCGTACGAAGATGTATAAGAACATCGTTGACGGTGATCATCGTATGGAACCAGGTATGCCGGAATCATTCAACGTATTGTTGAAAGAAATCCGCTCGTTGGGTATTAACATCGAGCTGGAAGACGAGTAA
- the rplL gene encoding 50S ribosomal protein L7/L12 produces the protein MSITNEQILDAVAEMSVMQVVELIEAMEEKFGVTAAAAVVAGGAAADAAEEQTEFDVILTAAGANKVAVIKAVRGATGLGLKEAKAVVDGAPAPLKEGVEKAEAEALKAQLEEAGASVEIK, from the coding sequence ATGTCTATCACTAACGAGCAAATCCTAGACGCAGTTGCAGAAATGTCTGTAATGCAAGTTGTTGAACTAATCGAAGCTATGGAAGAGAAGTTCGGTGTTACTGCTGCAGCTGCAGTTGTAGCAGGCGGCGCAGCTGCAGACGCAGCTGAAGAGCAAACTGAATTCGACGTAATCCTAACTGCTGCTGGTGCTAACAAAGTTGCTGTAATCAAAGCAGTACGTGGCGCAACTGGCCTAGGTCTTAAAGAAGCTAAAGCTGTAGTAGACGGCGCTCCAGCACCTCTAAAAGAAGGCGTTGAGAAAGCTGAAGCTGAAGCTCTTAAAGCTCAACTAGAAGAAGCTGGTGCTTCTGTTGAAATCAAGTAA
- the rplJ gene encoding 50S ribosomal protein L10 has product MALNLQDKKAIVAEVNEAANGALSAVVADSRGVTVGAMTTLRKQAREAGVYVKVVRNTLARRAVEGTDFECLKDVFVGPSLIGFSNEHPGAAARLFKDFAKENKSFEIKAAAFEGAVANVEVLATLPTYDEAIARLMMCMKEASAGKLVRTIAAVRDQKEEAAA; this is encoded by the coding sequence ATGGCATTAAATCTTCAAGACAAAAAAGCAATTGTTGCTGAAGTCAACGAAGCTGCCAACGGTGCACTTTCTGCTGTTGTTGCTGACTCTCGCGGTGTTACTGTGGGTGCGATGACTACTTTACGTAAGCAAGCTCGTGAAGCTGGCGTATACGTAAAAGTTGTTCGTAACACACTAGCACGCCGTGCAGTTGAAGGTACTGATTTCGAATGTCTTAAAGACGTTTTCGTTGGTCCTTCACTAATCGGTTTCTCTAACGAGCACCCAGGTGCTGCAGCGCGTCTTTTCAAAGACTTCGCTAAAGAGAACAAATCTTTCGAGATCAAAGCAGCTGCATTTGAAGGCGCTGTTGCAAACGTTGAAGTACTAGCAACTCTACCAACTTACGACGAAGCTATCGCACGCCTAATGATGTGCATGAAAGAAGCGTCTGCTGGTAAACTTGTACGTACTATCGCTGCAGTACGTGATCAGAAAGAAGAAGCTGCTGCTTAA
- the rplA gene encoding 50S ribosomal protein L1, producing MAKLTKRMRVIREKVDATREYEINEAVALLKELATAKFNESVDVAVNLGIDARKSDQNVRGATVLPNGTGRDIRVAVFTQGANAEAAKEAGADLVGMEDLAEQVKKGEMNFDVVIASPDAMRVVGQLGTILGPRGLMPNPKVGTVTPNVAEAVKNAKAGQVRYRNDKNGIIHTTIGKVDFEAAQLQENLEALLVALKKAKPSSAKGTFIKKVSISTTMGAGVALDQNSLKTNVA from the coding sequence ATGGCTAAACTGACTAAGCGCATGCGCGTTATCCGTGAAAAAGTTGATGCTACTCGTGAGTACGAAATCAACGAAGCTGTTGCTCTTCTAAAAGAACTAGCTACTGCTAAATTCAATGAAAGCGTTGACGTTGCTGTTAACCTAGGCATTGATGCACGTAAATCTGACCAAAACGTACGTGGTGCAACTGTACTACCAAACGGTACTGGTCGTGATATCCGTGTTGCTGTGTTCACTCAAGGTGCAAACGCAGAAGCTGCTAAAGAAGCTGGTGCTGATCTAGTGGGTATGGAAGATCTTGCTGAGCAAGTTAAGAAAGGCGAAATGAACTTTGACGTAGTTATCGCATCTCCAGATGCAATGCGCGTTGTTGGTCAACTAGGTACTATCCTAGGTCCTCGCGGTCTTATGCCAAACCCTAAAGTTGGTACTGTAACTCCTAACGTTGCTGAAGCAGTTAAGAATGCTAAAGCGGGTCAGGTTCGTTACCGTAACGACAAAAACGGCATCATCCACACTACTATCGGTAAAGTGGACTTTGAAGCCGCTCAACTACAAGAGAACTTAGAAGCTCTTCTAGTTGCACTGAAGAAAGCTAAGCCTTCTTCAGCTAAAGGTACTTTCATTAAGAAAGTAAGCATCTCTACTACTATGGGTGCAGGCGTAGCGTTAGATCAGAACTCTCTGAAAACTAACGTAGCGTAA
- the rplK gene encoding 50S ribosomal protein L11 codes for MAKKVEAYIKLQVAAGMANPSPPVGPALGQHGVNIMEFCKAFNAKTDSLEKGLPTPVVITVYSDRSFTFVTKTPPAAVLLLKAAGLKSGSGRPNTEKVGTVTDAQIQEIAETKAADMTGADIEAMKRSIAGTARSMGLVVEG; via the coding sequence ATGGCTAAAAAAGTAGAAGCTTACATCAAGCTGCAAGTTGCAGCTGGTATGGCAAACCCTAGTCCACCAGTTGGTCCAGCACTTGGTCAACACGGTGTTAACATCATGGAATTCTGTAAAGCGTTCAACGCTAAGACTGACTCTCTAGAGAAAGGTCTTCCAACTCCAGTTGTTATCACAGTATACAGCGACCGTTCTTTCACGTTCGTAACTAAGACTCCACCTGCAGCAGTTCTTCTGCTTAAAGCAGCTGGCCTTAAGTCTGGTTCAGGTCGTCCAAACACTGAGAAAGTAGGTACTGTAACTGACGCTCAGATCCAAGAGATCGCTGAGACTAAAGCTGCAGACATGACTGGTGCTGATATTGAAGCTATGAAGCGTTCAATTGCTGGTACTGCTCGCTCAATGGGCCTAGTGGTAGAGGGTTAA